Proteins found in one Desulfomonilia bacterium genomic segment:
- the gap gene encoding type I glyceraldehyde-3-phosphate dehydrogenase, whose translation MLRIGINGFGRIGRQVLKAMIERYKETLEVVAVNDLSPAETNAHLFRYDSNYGRFAGDVKIGKDSLIINGHKIRNFALRDPSQIPWGDVGADVVIESTGLFLSKDKAIAHINGGAKKVIISAPAKDEDITIVMGVNHKDYNPRKHDIISNASCTTNCLAPPALVVHKAFGIEKALMTTVHAYTNDQRILDMPHKDLRRARAAALSIIPTTTGAAKAVALVIPDLKGKFDGYALRVPTSTVSVVDFVAQLSRDVTTEELHDVLRKAEKTYLKGIMHCEDEPLVSIDFKGDPHSSIVDMQFTQVKHGNMAKVVAWYDNEWGYSNRVADLANYMAGKGIK comes from the coding sequence ATGCTTCGTATAGGAATCAACGGATTTGGCCGAATCGGCCGCCAGGTGCTCAAGGCCATGATCGAGCGGTACAAGGAAACCCTTGAAGTTGTCGCCGTCAATGATCTTTCCCCCGCCGAAACCAATGCCCATCTCTTCAGATATGACTCCAACTACGGGAGATTTGCCGGAGATGTAAAAATCGGCAAGGACAGTCTGATTATAAATGGCCACAAAATCAGGAACTTCGCACTCAGGGACCCCTCACAAATCCCATGGGGCGATGTCGGAGCGGATGTCGTTATCGAGTCTACAGGTCTCTTCCTGAGCAAGGACAAGGCCATCGCACACATCAACGGCGGCGCCAAGAAGGTCATAATTTCGGCCCCTGCCAAGGACGAAGATATTACCATCGTCATGGGAGTGAACCACAAGGATTACAACCCCAGGAAACACGACATCATATCAAATGCCTCCTGTACGACCAACTGTCTTGCCCCTCCCGCACTCGTCGTTCACAAGGCCTTCGGAATAGAAAAGGCGCTCATGACCACTGTCCATGCATACACGAACGACCAGCGCATTCTCGATATGCCCCACAAGGACCTGAGGCGAGCCAGGGCTGCAGCACTGAGCATCATCCCGACTACGACAGGCGCTGCAAAGGCCGTAGCCCTCGTAATACCCGACCTCAAAGGCAAGTTCGACGGATACGCATTGCGCGTCCCTACCTCCACTGTGTCGGTGGTGGATTTCGTGGCGCAGTTGAGCCGCGACGTGACCACTGAAGAGCTTCATGATGTGCTGCGAAAGGCCGAAAAGACTTACCTCAAGGGCATCATGCATTGCGAGGACGAACCTCTTGTATCGATTGACTTCAAGGGTGATCCTCATTCATCTATCGTCGACATGCAGTTTACCCAGGTCAAGCACGGCAACATGGCAAAGGTTGTGGCCTGGTATGACAATGAATGGGGTTATTCCAACAGGGTCGCCGATCTTGCAAATTACATGGCCGGCAAAGGCATAAAATAA
- a CDS encoding M48 family metalloprotease translates to MKKVLIMFALILAWTSDVFAVGYEKEHEISKDVDAYLEAEGYILHDSEAAWIVQSLADQLSDHIKDRLYNIKVQIVKDPSINAFAITDGHIYINSGTLLFVKDMDELAAVMAHEMGHCQLRHIPNSMDNQTKITAASVIGMILGAVVTVANPAIGSAILMSSLGGAQNMSLAYTRMQEKEADEFARRLMKESNMDPSAMARFLIRLRTYTDASNIPQYMLTHPYTQDRIAAVGEDPSPPRPDSRYWLLYSTVIGGLMNEKEIKIRSAGMPEVYLNLALGISNARNGRFKESLADLQNNDLPQARGWIGVDYYYLNEKEKAYPYLKSDSRNPVAAAALADIMLEKGQYDEAIAILLPFSSQSPRAAYTLGVLYEKKGKEGLSHFSFAKYFLAAGNIGACMHHVNMALMDKTLDDDTKSQIKAMKDTVSKFGKP, encoded by the coding sequence ATGAAAAAGGTCCTGATCATGTTTGCCTTAATCCTGGCATGGACATCTGATGTTTTTGCAGTTGGCTATGAGAAGGAACATGAGATATCAAAGGATGTTGATGCATATCTCGAAGCGGAAGGCTATATCCTTCATGATTCGGAAGCTGCGTGGATAGTTCAGTCCCTTGCTGATCAACTGTCGGATCACATAAAAGACCGTCTCTACAACATCAAGGTCCAGATCGTCAAAGATCCTTCCATCAATGCCTTTGCCATCACGGACGGTCATATCTATATCAATTCGGGAACGCTCCTGTTTGTTAAAGACATGGACGAACTTGCAGCTGTAATGGCGCATGAAATGGGTCACTGCCAGTTGAGGCACATACCGAATTCCATGGACAATCAGACAAAGATTACGGCCGCCTCGGTTATCGGTATGATTCTTGGCGCCGTCGTTACAGTTGCCAATCCCGCTATCGGAAGCGCCATACTCATGTCGTCATTGGGCGGCGCGCAGAACATGAGCCTTGCGTATACCAGGATGCAGGAAAAAGAAGCGGATGAATTCGCCAGGCGCCTTATGAAGGAATCAAACATGGACCCCTCAGCAATGGCGCGGTTTCTGATAAGGCTGAGAACATATACAGATGCATCAAATATTCCTCAGTATATGCTGACGCACCCGTATACTCAGGACAGGATCGCGGCAGTTGGAGAGGACCCGTCACCGCCTCGTCCCGATTCCAGATACTGGCTTCTATATTCAACGGTTATTGGCGGTCTCATGAATGAAAAGGAAATCAAGATCCGTTCAGCAGGCATGCCTGAAGTGTATCTCAATCTGGCTCTGGGGATTTCGAATGCAAGAAACGGCAGGTTCAAGGAGTCTCTGGCTGATCTTCAGAATAATGATCTGCCTCAGGCAAGGGGATGGATAGGCGTGGACTATTATTACCTTAACGAAAAGGAAAAGGCATATCCTTATCTGAAGTCTGACTCGAGGAATCCCGTTGCGGCTGCTGCGCTGGCGGACATTATGCTTGAAAAGGGACAGTATGATGAAGCAATAGCGATACTGCTGCCCTTCTCGTCACAGAGTCCGCGAGCCGCATACACACTCGGGGTGCTCTATGAAAAAAAAGGCAAGGAAGGACTTTCCCATTTTTCTTTTGCAAAGTACTTTCTCGCTGCAGGCAACATAGGCGCATGTATGCACCATGTGAACATGGCGCTCATGGATAAGACTCTTGACGATGACACAAAAAGCCAGATCAAGGCAATGAAGGATACGGTCTCCAAATTCGGAAAACCCTAG
- a CDS encoding ATP-grasp domain-containing protein, which produces MPLDSRPGRVLIIGPGPVRIGHGSELDFAAATAALTLKKSGFDVIAIDANPAGLLTYAARTYVAPIKAVSIIDIIKTEKPGYLLPAFGGAPALSLAIELHQKNALDGIQIMGSGIEAIKTFSDRMLLKEKLSRLGILMPRSALALSIDEAERQASLFGYPVVVRPSSAGAGRTSLVYNVEDLRVVAGSITGASSPVMIEESLFGWEKLETEVLCDNKGHAVTVIFRENLDQMGIHSGDAVAVIPMQTIPEKIREKMDEISSVLASELGIKGTANIQFGYEEHTERLLVLEINPRYSRSSAFAAAATGINLAQAAARCAAGVSLKEQNLDSIPSPETTAVRIPVFQFDKFEGADGRLNTRMQSTGASIGIGSDFTEAFLNAMRSQELGHDEYEGLETDDLIQLLSEPAGGRLSIIRQLLNKGFDASIIAELTKIKPFFIEKMKSTASQKTHVIEKYEQSDDGPVMIICSGPSRIGEGQELSAMSFEAANAVKSMGIDVIAVDSNPYGIASVPGTGIDTIISPLDFESIAGISIKRSPRGLIWQTGGMYAQEIAAKLDSAGIRILGTRPEKAIKAESRQGLAEIAKMIKLPIPQAMPARNAAELVSAANKTGFPVIILPETEAPDGRLNVIINDIKSLEKHIQDAVFPVFVEKFPEGGFMAQVDAVCDGTDILIPAIVEHVEHAGIHTGDAACVVPPINISKENLVEIREYVSGIAKYLGVTGFMNAQFAVHEKNVYCLGISLRASRTVPLISKVTGVPMVECAIKAMSGIKIKDMGIVEPELNHYGVREAVFSFDVFAGVDPLLGPEMRSTGQSLGIADNFGLAFSRALEASGFGLPEKGKVLITVSRNDRLKLLDTARKLKALGFEICATKGTAGYLNENGINAAIVLKVYEGRPNIVDDIKNGEYSLIINTPSGRLSRHDDSYIRKAAIAYRVPYVTTIAGAIAAVKGIEAQANTSEPLKPIRG; this is translated from the coding sequence ATGCCGTTAGATAGCAGACCGGGCAGGGTGCTGATAATAGGCCCCGGACCTGTAAGAATAGGCCATGGCAGCGAGCTTGATTTTGCTGCTGCAACTGCTGCATTAACATTAAAGAAATCCGGGTTCGATGTTATAGCCATTGATGCCAATCCTGCCGGATTATTGACTTATGCTGCGAGAACATATGTGGCCCCGATCAAGGCCGTCTCCATCATCGATATAATAAAGACGGAGAAACCCGGATACCTTCTGCCGGCGTTTGGAGGCGCGCCTGCGCTGTCTCTCGCCATAGAGCTTCACCAGAAAAACGCCCTTGACGGCATTCAAATAATGGGATCGGGCATTGAGGCAATAAAAACCTTCAGCGACAGGATGCTGCTCAAGGAAAAGCTTTCGCGCCTGGGCATCCTCATGCCAAGGTCCGCGCTTGCACTTAGCATCGATGAAGCGGAAAGGCAGGCTTCACTATTCGGATATCCCGTTGTAGTAAGGCCTTCATCAGCAGGCGCCGGCCGGACATCGCTCGTATACAATGTCGAAGATCTTCGGGTGGTTGCAGGAAGCATTACCGGTGCATCCTCACCCGTCATGATAGAAGAATCGCTGTTTGGCTGGGAGAAGCTTGAAACCGAGGTGCTGTGCGACAACAAAGGGCATGCCGTCACAGTCATTTTCAGGGAAAACCTTGATCAGATGGGTATTCACTCGGGTGATGCGGTCGCAGTGATTCCAATGCAGACAATCCCGGAAAAGATAAGGGAAAAGATGGATGAAATATCATCAGTTCTTGCATCCGAACTGGGTATAAAAGGGACCGCAAATATTCAGTTCGGTTATGAAGAACACACCGAAAGACTGCTCGTGCTGGAAATCAACCCTCGCTATTCACGTTCGAGTGCCTTCGCTGCAGCCGCAACAGGGATCAATCTGGCCCAGGCCGCGGCAAGGTGCGCAGCAGGTGTTTCATTAAAAGAGCAGAATCTTGATTCAATACCGTCCCCGGAAACAACAGCAGTAAGGATACCGGTTTTCCAGTTCGACAAGTTTGAGGGTGCTGATGGCAGGCTCAATACAAGGATGCAGTCAACGGGAGCTTCGATAGGCATCGGTTCTGATTTCACCGAGGCCTTCCTTAATGCCATGCGCTCCCAGGAACTCGGCCATGATGAATATGAGGGGCTTGAAACAGATGATCTCATCCAGCTTCTTTCTGAGCCTGCCGGCGGGAGACTGTCGATAATCCGTCAATTGCTCAATAAAGGCTTTGATGCCTCAATAATCGCGGAACTTACAAAAATAAAACCGTTCTTCATTGAAAAGATGAAATCCACGGCTTCCCAAAAAACACACGTAATTGAAAAATATGAACAATCAGACGACGGTCCGGTCATGATCATCTGCAGCGGCCCTTCAAGGATCGGCGAGGGACAGGAGCTTTCAGCCATGAGCTTCGAAGCGGCCAATGCTGTTAAATCGATGGGAATCGATGTGATAGCGGTGGACTCGAATCCTTACGGCATCGCATCGGTTCCGGGTACCGGTATTGATACGATAATCAGTCCACTTGATTTTGAAAGCATAGCCGGAATAAGCATTAAACGCTCACCCCGGGGTCTTATCTGGCAGACGGGAGGAATGTATGCCCAGGAGATTGCCGCAAAGCTTGATTCGGCAGGGATCAGGATTCTGGGAACACGGCCCGAAAAGGCCATCAAGGCTGAAAGCAGACAGGGGCTAGCCGAAATCGCAAAGATGATAAAGCTGCCGATTCCTCAGGCCATGCCGGCTAGGAACGCTGCTGAGCTGGTGTCTGCCGCAAATAAAACGGGTTTTCCCGTGATTATACTGCCTGAGACCGAAGCACCGGATGGCCGCTTAAATGTTATAATCAATGATATAAAGTCGCTGGAAAAACATATTCAGGATGCAGTATTTCCCGTATTTGTCGAGAAATTTCCTGAAGGTGGTTTCATGGCCCAGGTCGATGCCGTATGTGACGGGACGGATATATTGATTCCCGCTATAGTCGAACACGTCGAGCATGCAGGCATACATACCGGTGACGCAGCATGTGTGGTGCCTCCCATCAACATCTCGAAAGAGAACCTTGTTGAAATCCGTGAATATGTATCCGGCATTGCAAAATACCTGGGCGTGACGGGATTCATGAATGCGCAGTTTGCCGTTCACGAGAAAAATGTTTATTGCCTCGGAATATCCTTGAGGGCATCGAGGACGGTTCCGCTGATATCAAAAGTGACCGGTGTCCCGATGGTGGAATGCGCCATAAAGGCCATGTCCGGGATCAAGATTAAAGATATGGGAATAGTCGAGCCTGAACTCAATCATTACGGTGTAAGGGAAGCTGTATTCTCATTTGACGTATTTGCCGGTGTTGACCCTCTTCTGGGGCCTGAAATGCGTTCTACAGGTCAATCCCTTGGCATAGCGGACAATTTCGGTCTTGCTTTCTCACGGGCGCTCGAAGCATCCGGTTTCGGTCTTCCTGAAAAAGGAAAAGTGCTGATTACCGTTTCCAGAAATGACAGGTTGAAACTGCTTGATACTGCCCGTAAGCTCAAGGCTCTCGGATTTGAAATATGCGCGACTAAGGGTACTGCCGGATACCTGAATGAAAACGGCATTAATGCCGCCATCGTGCTCAAGGTCTACGAAGGAAGGCCCAATATAGTCGACGACATCAAGAACGGCGAGTACAGCCTTATCATAAACACGCCGAGCGGCAGGCTGTCCAGGCATGACGATTCTTATATCAGAAAGGCTGCAATCGCATACCGGGTTCCTTACGTTACAACAATTGCAGGCGCAATAGCAGCAGTAAAGGGTATAGAGGCTCAGGCGAACACATCGGAACCCTTAAAACCCATAAGAGGTTAA
- a CDS encoding GAF domain-containing protein, producing the protein MKSKDKDYFLALFEVAKMINSSLEMTTVLEEIVKAVVKTMNVKASSIRLLDSKKRVLMMGAANGLSKGYIRKGPVLIKESGIDQQVMKGDTIWIKNACTDPKFQYGEGAKNEGIKSVLVLPVKSGKNIIGVLRVYTDNIREFGLEERRFLEAVANLSGIAIENCKFHNLLKTDYDLLIAHKYRIDDN; encoded by the coding sequence ATGAAATCGAAGGATAAGGATTATTTTCTTGCTCTATTCGAAGTTGCAAAGATGATCAACTCTTCTTTGGAGATGACCACCGTACTGGAAGAAATCGTAAAGGCTGTTGTAAAGACAATGAATGTAAAGGCATCATCAATCAGGCTTCTCGATTCAAAAAAGCGTGTCCTGATGATGGGCGCGGCGAATGGCCTTTCAAAAGGCTATATAAGGAAAGGTCCAGTGCTCATCAAAGAGAGCGGAATTGACCAGCAGGTTATGAAGGGAGACACCATCTGGATCAAGAATGCCTGTACAGATCCGAAATTCCAGTACGGCGAAGGCGCCAAGAATGAAGGGATCAAATCCGTTCTTGTGCTTCCGGTCAAATCGGGGAAAAACATTATCGGCGTTTTAAGGGTTTATACGGATAACATAAGGGAATTCGGCCTTGAAGAGCGCCGTTTTCTTGAAGCGGTGGCAAATCTCAGCGGAATCGCAATAGAAAACTGCAAATTCCACAACCTGCTGAAAACCGATTATGACCTTTTAATCGCCCACAAATACCGTATAGACGACAATTAA
- a CDS encoding ABC transporter ATP-binding protein has protein sequence MAADNLFHDSDILISIKDLHTHFFTPEGTVKAVDGVSLDLRRGSTIGIVGESGCGKTMLSLSILRLVPHPGRITGGSIIFRGDNLLELTEKEMRGIRGDRISMIFQEPMASLNPVFTIGSQIAEVILLHQKDLASNRKDALKIAANMLGLVGIPEPGKRMKEYPHQLSGGMCQRVMIAMALACKPELLIADEPTTALDVTTQAQVLDLMDKLKEDLGTSVMFVTHDLGIVGQICQDVAVMYTGRVVEYGDVDMIFNNPLHPYTIGLMKSVPVAGDSARKKRLSAIPGTVPGLVDMPEGCSFIPRCGMRMDKCSIEPPETTLEGGRRIRCWRYV, from the coding sequence ATGGCGGCAGATAATCTATTTCATGATTCCGATATCCTGATTTCAATAAAAGACCTGCATACGCATTTTTTTACGCCTGAGGGCACCGTAAAGGCGGTTGACGGGGTCAGCCTTGACCTTAGAAGAGGAAGCACGATCGGTATTGTCGGTGAAAGCGGATGCGGTAAAACGATGCTCTCGCTTTCCATCCTCAGGCTTGTCCCGCATCCGGGAAGAATAACCGGCGGATCAATCATTTTCAGAGGCGATAACCTCCTTGAGCTTACTGAAAAAGAGATGCGCGGCATCAGGGGTGACCGTATTTCCATGATTTTCCAGGAGCCAATGGCTTCTCTCAATCCCGTTTTCACAATAGGTTCTCAGATAGCCGAGGTTATACTCCTTCACCAGAAGGATCTGGCATCGAACAGAAAAGATGCCCTGAAAATCGCTGCAAACATGCTCGGTCTTGTCGGCATCCCGGAACCCGGCAAGCGTATGAAAGAATATCCGCATCAATTGAGCGGCGGCATGTGTCAGCGCGTCATGATAGCGATGGCGCTTGCATGCAAACCGGAACTGCTGATAGCCGACGAACCAACTACGGCGCTGGATGTGACCACTCAGGCTCAGGTGCTTGACCTGATGGATAAGCTCAAGGAAGATCTCGGGACATCCGTGATGTTCGTCACCCATGATCTGGGCATTGTCGGCCAGATATGCCAGGACGTGGCTGTCATGTACACGGGGAGGGTGGTTGAGTACGGGGATGTGGACATGATATTCAATAATCCGCTTCACCCGTATACGATTGGCCTGATGAAATCAGTTCCTGTTGCAGGTGATTCTGCCAGAAAAAAAAGGCTTTCAGCAATCCCTGGAACCGTACCCGGCCTTGTCGATATGCCCGAGGGTTGCAGCTTCATTCCCAGATGCGGCATGAGGATGGATAAATGCAGTATCGAACCGCCTGAAACAACACTTGAAGGCGGCCGCAGGATCAGGTGCTGGAGGTATGTTTGA
- a CDS encoding oligopeptide/dipeptide ABC transporter ATP-binding protein, with protein MNKPLLSVKDIRKSYTISSGLFRTSGTVKAVDGVDLDIYPDETLGLVGESGCGKSTLSRLILLLERPDSGQITFSGRDALRANARELKEIRRSMQVIFQDPFGSLNPRKKILSIIEEPIRIHRMFPKSEIRDRAFSLMEMVGLGRHMADRYPHEFSGGQRQRICIARALAINPRLVICDEPVSSLDVSIQAQVLNLLTDLKERMGLSYLFISHDLSVVGYLSDRVAVMYMGRIVEFSSAEDIFERPLHPYTRCLLDAVPSIRNRGKRPAIKDTSVMNLTGCDFFSRCPYATGRCRDEKPELEEKSPGHRVSCFL; from the coding sequence TTGAACAAGCCTTTGCTCAGCGTAAAAGATATTAGAAAATCATACACGATAAGCTCCGGCCTTTTCAGGACCTCGGGCACGGTAAAGGCGGTTGACGGGGTTGACCTCGATATTTATCCCGATGAAACGCTGGGTCTTGTAGGTGAGAGCGGATGCGGCAAGTCCACCCTTTCAAGGCTGATACTGCTGCTTGAGAGACCTGACAGCGGGCAAATCACTTTTTCCGGCAGGGATGCACTGCGCGCAAATGCCCGGGAGCTCAAAGAAATCAGAAGGAGCATGCAGGTAATATTCCAGGACCCTTTCGGTTCGCTCAATCCCCGCAAAAAAATTCTCTCGATCATAGAGGAACCGATTCGCATTCACAGGATGTTCCCGAAATCAGAAATCAGGGACAGGGCATTCTCGCTGATGGAGATGGTAGGTCTCGGCAGGCATATGGCGGACCGCTACCCCCATGAATTTTCAGGCGGCCAGCGCCAGAGGATATGCATAGCCCGTGCGCTGGCAATAAATCCAAGGCTCGTAATCTGCGATGAGCCGGTAAGCTCTCTTGACGTGTCAATACAGGCGCAGGTGCTCAATCTGCTGACCGATCTGAAGGAGCGTATGGGCCTTTCCTACCTGTTTATCTCTCATGATCTTTCCGTTGTGGGGTATCTGTCCGACAGGGTGGCCGTAATGTATATGGGCAGAATTGTTGAATTTTCTTCAGCAGAGGATATCTTTGAAAGGCCGCTTCATCCCTATACCCGATGTCTGCTTGATGCAGTGCCTTCCATCAGGAACCGGGGGAAGAGGCCTGCCATAAAAGATACATCTGTAATGAACTTGACTGGCTGTGATTTTTTTTCCAGATGCCCGTATGCAACCGGCCGCTGCAGGGATGAAAAACCGGAACTCGAAGAAAAATCTCCGGGTCACCGTGTTTCGTGTTTTCTGTAA
- a CDS encoding helicase-associated domain-containing protein — translation MTSTHELIAGIPTQTAGQISRNILGHSSDASGLVTDLNEPSKINAIYEGLTTREKMMVADICISGGEMDWIVFSRIYKDDINKAREVLTGLGRKGMVFQGGLTGRDPIILFPSMVTRARADIECSSPSDLSFREDRVPETWKHILMINALKTLGLKCRVGLEPFKKGWTQLEEKLDSIMDIRQIYWELSSLGCLKETNGEITVRERISEAIASEGDLRYKLWRFINSCRPYGIDGEIYTVISDKTFLKSIIERIIIISLARITPPIEEIFEISKRLLNEWIEIGIFREDSSGKYIRLDDRVYKAFDSNEIGNGTYEWKDEVIIQPNMEIIVPKDFNLSDHLNIGEIAELVRADVVSIYRITRQSVLRAIGFSWTAEKIGTFLDRISKHTMPDNIIKTISAWTGTISCARIIRGTFLLSSDKEKIPHGLEELQPGIFRIPDNYEREMEALLEKRGVLVEHEKISEDSELAWGRLLPIKPARKARSSFTRGGLYPYGMVIPLPYGNKGIEMLESVINEGRDIIIFYPKQGYGEAVAHRISPINIYIRSGSGFMEAINEDSGAAETFEIAKIRAVLKQE, via the coding sequence ATGACATCAACACATGAACTCATAGCAGGAATACCAACACAAACTGCCGGTCAGATTTCCAGGAACATACTGGGGCATTCAAGCGATGCATCGGGCCTTGTGACTGACCTTAATGAACCGTCAAAGATAAATGCCATATATGAAGGACTGACAACACGGGAAAAAATGATGGTTGCCGATATCTGCATATCGGGCGGAGAAATGGACTGGATTGTTTTCTCCAGGATATACAAAGACGACATCAATAAGGCACGCGAGGTCCTTACAGGCCTCGGCAGAAAAGGCATGGTATTTCAGGGCGGCCTTACGGGCAGAGACCCCATAATACTTTTCCCTTCAATGGTCACCAGGGCGCGTGCAGATATCGAATGCAGTTCCCCCAGCGATCTCTCTTTCAGAGAAGACCGTGTACCTGAAACATGGAAGCATATACTGATGATCAATGCACTTAAAACGCTTGGACTTAAGTGCAGGGTCGGACTGGAGCCATTCAAGAAAGGATGGACTCAGCTTGAAGAGAAACTGGACTCGATAATGGACATCAGGCAGATTTACTGGGAACTTTCATCACTGGGATGCCTGAAAGAAACAAACGGCGAGATTACAGTCAGGGAAAGAATCTCCGAAGCCATAGCATCCGAAGGTGATCTCAGATATAAACTGTGGCGCTTTATCAATTCCTGCAGACCTTACGGAATCGACGGCGAAATATACACGGTTATTTCAGACAAGACCTTTTTAAAATCCATCATTGAGCGCATCATCATAATAAGCCTCGCCAGAATAACCCCTCCTATCGAGGAGATATTCGAAATATCAAAAAGGCTTTTAAACGAATGGATCGAAATCGGAATTTTCAGGGAAGACAGTTCCGGAAAATATATCAGGCTTGATGATCGGGTATACAAGGCATTTGACAGTAACGAGATAGGAAACGGCACATATGAATGGAAAGACGAGGTAATAATCCAGCCAAATATGGAGATCATAGTCCCAAAGGACTTCAACCTGTCAGATCACCTGAACATCGGTGAAATAGCCGAACTCGTAAGGGCTGATGTCGTAAGCATATATCGCATCACCAGACAATCGGTTTTAAGGGCAATCGGTTTCTCCTGGACAGCTGAAAAGATCGGGACGTTCCTCGACAGAATCTCAAAGCATACCATGCCCGATAACATTATTAAGACAATATCTGCATGGACCGGAACGATTTCCTGCGCCCGCATAATAAGAGGGACATTCCTTCTGTCATCCGACAAGGAAAAAATCCCTCACGGCCTCGAAGAATTGCAGCCCGGAATATTCAGGATTCCCGATAACTATGAAAGGGAGATGGAGGCGCTCCTTGAAAAGAGAGGGGTGCTTGTCGAACATGAGAAGATATCCGAAGATTCCGAACTCGCATGGGGAAGGCTCCTTCCGATTAAACCCGCCAGAAAGGCAAGATCATCCTTCACCAGAGGCGGATTATACCCGTACGGCATGGTCATCCCCCTACCCTACGGTAACAAGGGTATAGAAATGCTGGAGTCTGTAATCAACGAGGGCAGGGATATCATAATCTTTTATCCGAAACAGGGTTATGGAGAGGCAGTGGCGCACAGGATCAGTCCGATAAATATCTATATACGTTCCGGTTCAGGCTTCATGGAAGCTATAAATGAAGACAGCGGCGCGGCGGAGACCTTCGAAATCGCAAAAATCAGGGCTGTTCTGAAACAGGAGTGA